In one Silene latifolia isolate original U9 population chromosome 10, ASM4854445v1, whole genome shotgun sequence genomic region, the following are encoded:
- the LOC141607216 gene encoding uncharacterized protein LOC141607216 has translation MKNYQLQAQKLYEVALEGDVKCLLNLLQEDPLILDRYKIVENSGQFTESPLHVAVSLGHLEFTKEILCRKPELTEEVDQIRRWSPLHVASGKGYLEIVKSLTSVNRNMCLARDIDGYNPVHVAAVRGHVHVIDELLKVVPQAARERIKDGSCVLHLCVKYCQVDALVFLINVVDDVELLNFRDADGNTVLHLAVANKNTQMVKFLLKNKKMEKNAINKNGLTAMDIHIQSKKGINDSEIRVALKRAKGLKAKTALKPRNKNKTWLENQRNALMVVASLIATMAFQVGINPPGGVWQDNDGHNAGNSVMADVVKDGYDKLLIFNTAGLISSLSVILLLISGLPFRRLFVAILMITMWIAVTATTLSYIVSVNYLAGNREVLRLSSKNHRPVLYALGAGIGVWLILMVLLLLGHAVRFVVKLIRGFVRLVMRLCNS, from the exons ATGAAAAACTATCAATTACAAGCTCAAAAGTTGTATGAAGTAGCTTTGGAAGGAGACGTAAAATGCTTGCTAAATTTACTCCAAGAAGATCCACTGATTCTCGACCGATATAAGATCGTCGAAAACTCAGGCCAATTCACAGAGTCACCATTACACGTAGCTGTTAGTCTTGGTCACTTGGAATTCACAAAAGAAATACTTTGTCGAAAACCTGAACTAACAGAAGAGGTAGATCAAATACGACGATGGTCACCATTACACGTAGCCTCCGGAAAAGGGTACTTGGAAATAGTCAAGTCGTTGACTTCTGTGAATCGGAACATGTGTCTCGCACGTGATATTGATGGATATAACCCTGTTCATGTTGCTGCAGTTAGAGGTCATGTTCATGTAATTGATGAGCTTCTTAAGGTGGTTCCACAGGCTGCTCGAGAGCGAATTAAGGACGGTTCATGTGTTTTACACTTGTGTGTTAAATACTGTCAGGTTGATGCTCTTGTGTTCTTGATTAATGTCGTTGATGATGTCGAACTACTTAATTTTAGGGATGCTGATGGAAATACTGTATTGCACCTTGCGGTCGCTAACAAAAATACTCAG ATGGTAAAGTTTTTACTCAAAAACAAAAAGATGGAAAAAAATGCGATAAACAAAAATGGGTTGACAGCAATGGACATTCACATTCAAAGCAAAAAGGGTATTAATGATTCGGAAATTCGAGTGGCCTTAAAGCGAGCAAAGGGATTAAAGGCAAAGACAGCCCTAAAACCgcgaaacaaaaataaaacatggtTAGAAAACCAGCGGAATGCATTGATGGTAGTAGCATCACTTATAGCAACAATGGCTTTCCAAGTTGGAATAAACCCGCCAGGCGGTGTTTGGCAGGATAACGATGGGCACAATGCAGGAAATTCCGTGATGGCCGATGTTGTAAAGGATGGTTATGATAAGCTACTGATTTTCAACACAGCAGGACTAATCTCGTCTTTGAGTGTGATTTTGTTACTCATAAGTGGACTCCCGTTTAGAAGACTTTTTGTTGCGATTTTGATGATAACAATGTGGATTGCAGTGACAGCAACGACGCTTAGTTACATAGTGTCTGTCAACTATCTAGCAGGAAACAGAGAAGTCCTGAGATTGTCATCGAAAAATCATCGTCCTGTCTTGTATGCATTAGGAGCCGGTATTGGTGTTTGGCTAATCTTGATGGTCCTTTTACTCCTTGGACATGCTGTACGCTTCGTCGTAAAGCTTATTAGAGGATTTGTACGCTTGGTAATGAGATTATGTAACAGCTGA
- the LOC141607217 gene encoding uncharacterized protein LOC141607217 gives MERLTAVEAKIAVEAPIPPPPETEFEKRFRLIEEQLKLSRGENVHYENARGYMPVQDKLPTNFVLTDIPKFKGTEDPLQHIRSYKEYLALKGVPAEMLPHIFAQSLGEHPKAWFYSLELKNFPTFEDIAVEFCKHFADNAEIQTTVRTLEVMTQKDKGGFTEFLNRWRAESVKLVKRPEETEMVDKFIKNLRPIYRDAIKYQHFGSFKDLIRVGRKIEDDVRSAEAEKPKGYQGASSSKAKASSSANHIQAIGLLGGAPKGSQRHGPRAFTDIGCTYAYALQRLSAQGKLNPIGPTPDPPADRQGKWYKPNAYCAYHQGKGHDTENCYRLKHEIQDMIENGSLLIPTVRPNNLNNPFGDHANAVFVEDNTDVSHLIQPICRLTGFFVGKVYVSCSEYIPQAKNEVRIGDFAIDCTPYILRSENEINGVWADDEDDIYLTEGAIIPRTQEEISKLRKDVLESNHLTRSGRPYRVEKANHVSIFGDSPSKIPTKEATSVRALGKGSTSEASLIKQLQKTKADVSIWELMLSSFEHRQALLQALMNMTVSPHTTPDDVVSFVAQNQPRLTNAVIFSDEDLPSFGSQHCLAMYITVECRHKRLPMTLVDDGSAVNVLPLRTAFILGLEKSDFAPTTQTVRAFDGTVRRVSGLVTLSVNVGKVERKVNFQVIDVASSFNILLGRPWIHTAGAVSSTLHRKIKIPLKGEVVTIDATPIIVTGFRSAN, from the coding sequence ATGGAACGCTTGACGGCTGTGGAAGCCAAGATCGCGGTGGAAGCTCCCATACCACCGCCCCCGGAAACTGAATTCGAAAAGAGGTTCCGACTAATAGAGGAACAGTTGAAGCTATCCCGAGGGGAAAATGTGCATTATGAGAATGCCAGAGGGTACATGCCGGTCCAGGACAAGCTACCAACCAATTTTGTCctaactgatatcccaaagttcaaaggGACGGAAGATCCATTGCAACATATCCGTTCCTACAAGGAGTACCTTGCGTTGAAAGGGGTACCTGCTGAGATGTTGCCCCACATTTTTGCTCAATCCCTaggagaacacccgaaggcgtggttctacagccTTGAGCTTAAGaatttccccactttcgaagatatagcggtggagttctgcaaacaCTTTGCTGATAATGCTGAGATTCAGACTACTGTGCGCACActcgaggtgatgacacagaaggaTAAGGGGGGATTTACTGAATTCCTCAACCgctggcgcgctgaaagcgtgaagttggtCAAAAGGCCAGAGGAgactgaaatggtagataagttcatcAAAAATCTTCGACCTATCTACCGTGACGCTATCAAATATCAACATTTCGGCTCATTCAAGGACCTTATTCGAGTCGGAAGAAAAATTGAGGACGACGTTCGTTCTGCTGAGGCTGAAAAACCAAAAGGGTATCAGGGTGCCTCCTCTTCCAAAGCTAAGGCATCCAGTTCTGCCAATCATATCCAAGCCATCGGTCTTTTGGGAGGAGCTCCTAAGGGATCGCAACGCCATGGGCCAAGAGCGTTCACTGACATCGGGTGTACCTATGCATACGCCCTCCAAAGGCTCTCGGCCCAAGGGAAACTGaacccaattggtccaactccggacccgccTGCGGACCGACAGGGTAAATGGTATAAGCCCAACGCCTACTGTgcttatcatcaaggaaaaggtcatgataccgaaaattgttaCCGTCTTAaacatgaaatccaagacatgatcgagaatgggtcGCTCCTCATCCCCACCGTCCGACCTAACAACCTGAACAATCCTTTTGGCGACCATGCCAATGCAGTATTCGTCGAAGACAATACCGATGTATCTCACTTAATCCAACCCATATGCCGTCTCACTGGGTTTTTCGTGGGGAAGGTCTATGTAAGCTGCTCTGAGTATATCCCTCAAGCTAAGAACGAAGTTCGAATTGGGGATTTTGCTATCGATTGCACACCATACATTCTCCGAAGCGAGAATGAAATTAATGGGGTCTGGGCTGACGATGAAGACGATATCTATCTCACCGAAGGTGCGATTATTCCTCGAACTCAGGAAGAAATTTCTAAATTGAGGAAAGATGTCCTCGAAtctaatcatttgactcgatcggGACGTCCCTATCGTGTCGAGAAGGCAAACCATGTCTCTATCTTTGGAGACAGTCCAAGTAAGATACCCACCAAGGAGGCCACCTCAGTCCGGGCTCTTGGTAAAGGGTCGACCTCAGAGGCCTCCCTCATCAAGCAGTTACAAAAGACTAAGGCAGATGTCTCCATCTGGGAGTTAATGTTGAGCTCGTTTGAACACCGACAAGCTCTGCTTCAAGCCTTAATGAATATGACCGTGTCACCTCACACTACTCCAGATGACGTGGTCTCATTTGTTGCTCAAAACCAACCTCGGCTCACTAATGCCGTAATTTTTTCTGATGAAGACCTGCCCTCATTTGGGTCACAACATTGTCTCGCTATGTACATCACGGTAGAATGCCGTCATAAGCGACTCCCAATGACCCTTGTCGACGACGGGTCTGCAGTTAATGTTCTCCCACTACGGACCGCTTTCATTTTGGGACTCGAGAAAAGCGACTTCGCACCCACTACGCAAACGGTTCGGGCTTTCGATGGCACAGTGCGTCGAGTGTCCGGACTCGTCACTTTAAGCGTGAATGTGGGAAAGGTGGAGCGCAAGGTCAATTTCCAAGTGATAGATGTTGCCTCATCTTTCAACATTTTGCTCGGGAGACCATGGATTCACACAGCTGGAGCCGTGTCTTCTACCCTCCATCGCAAGATTAAAATCCCTCTCAAGGGAGAGGTAGTGACCATCGATGCTACTCCTATAATTGTGACGGGATTCCGAAGTGCAAACTGA
- the LOC141605274 gene encoding uncharacterized protein LOC141605274 has protein sequence MCETINMGKNSFSVDVRFHHGGKFETNNKGKIGYVGGTISLKFGLCYDRLTYDSVIDNGRSFMNDKPFEAYFKLKGRSFTTGMQRLRHERGMIDFLNSRDKDDVLDLYFVEVSKDSNQVSPKTKNPSVSLNQQDESVTEASNEFIVSPISLRRSPRFTYTPNSIRRSPRFGISPILEPVRRLEKLPARRKLTEIFERQNKETTSEDLIMAEKQKGKQVVPEFDNAVDGEYDEDINNGYEEGGYEEGYWTEDSELSDYEIGNNEVGGDFVEDEELFTDVIDDSLIDAVNKNINQSCTKARETVRSRSHIHNVDDLNVQGLIDAMKVVVPKAEIRFCVRHIWANFKLQFSGQAFKESFWQAAWATTEVEFLAALEGIKFLSEPAYQYVKAIPPKHWSRHAFKTTCKSSMITNNLCESFNAVLKDARDKPILTHMEWMRRYIMKRNYEKREGVDKYEKPFMPYIDKCFKRVIAESRYCDIFSSIDTNFEVDYKGGSYTVNLVNQVCNCNHWALSGIPCIHAMACILQQRHIPEDYADQAYSKDKYLLAYTPAVNPMPGVTHWEKANQEEPLPPLMRRMPGRPSKKKRRKEPGEGSQVKRVKKANK, from the exons ATGTGTGAAACAATTAATATGGGTAAAAATTCTTTCTCAGTTGATGTTAGATTTCATCATGGTGGTAAATTTGAGACTAATAATAAGGGTAAAATTGGTTATGTTGGGGGGACTATAAGCTTGAAATTTGGGCTCTGTTATGATAGACTCACATATGATAGTGTAATCGACAATGGAAGAAGTTTTATGAATGATAAGCCTTTTGAAGCTTACTTTAAGCTTAAAGGTAGGAGTTTCACGACTGGGATGCAGAGATTGAGACATGAAAGGGGCATGATTGACTTCCTAAACTCAAGGGATAAAGATGATGTACTTGATCTATACTTTGTTGAGGTTAGTAAAGATTCAAATCAAGTGAGCCCTAAAACTAAGAACCCTTCTGTTAGTTTGAATCAGCAAGATGAAAGTGTAACTGAGGCAAGCAATGAATTTATAGTCAGTCCTATCTCATTGAGGAGAAGCCCTAGGTTTACATACACACCTAACTCTATTAGGAGATCACCAAGATTTGGAATTTCTCCTATTCTGGAGCCTGTTAGAAGGTTAGAGAAGCTGCCAGCTAGAAGAAAACTTACTGAAATATTTGAGAGGCAAAATAAAGAAACTACTAGTGAAGATTTGATAATGGCTGAGAAGCAGAAGGGGAAACAAGTGGTGCCCGAGTTTGACAATGCAGTTGATGGGGAGTATGATGAGGACATAAATAATGGGTATGAGGAGGGTGGGTATGAAGAGGGTTATTGGACAGAAGATAGTGAGCTAAGTGACTATGAAATAGGCAACAATGAAGTTGGTGGTGACTTTGTGGAGGATGAAGAGTTGTTCACTGATGTTATTGATGATTCACTTATTGATGCAGTCAATAAGAACATTAATCAATCGTGTACAAAAGCTAGGGAGACAGTTAGGAGTAGGAGTCACATTCATAATGTTGATGATTTGAATGTTCAG GGACTTATTGATGCAATGAAGGTTGTTGTCCCCAAAGCGGAGATTAGATTTTGTGTTAGGCACATCTGGGCCAATTTCAAGTTACAATTTAGTGGCCAAGCATTCAAAGAAAGCTTCTGGCAGGCCGCATGGGCCACAACAGAG GTTGAGTTTTTGGCAGCTCTTGAGGGCATCAAATTTCTAAGTGAGCCTGCCTATCAATATGTTAAGGCCATTCCACCCAAACATTGGAGCAGACATGCTTTCAAAACAACTTGTAAGAGTAGCATGATTACTAACAACCTCTGTGAATCATTCAATGCTGTCTTGAAGGATGCAAGGGACAAGCCAATTCTGACCCACATGGAGTGGATGAGAAGATATATAATGAAGAGGAACTATGAAAAAAGGGAAGGGGTTGACAAGTATGAGAAGCCTTTTATGCCTTACATTGACAAATGTTTTAAGAGGGTTATTGCTGAGTCAAGGTATTGTGATATCTTCTCATCCATAGATACTAATTTTGAGGTTGACTATAAAGGTGGTTCATACACAGTCAATCTGGTCAACCAAGTGTGTAATTGCAACCATTGGGCGTTGAGTGGAATCCCTTGCATTCATGCCATGGCTTGTATACTTCAACAAAGACACATTCCAGAAGACTATGCTGATCAGGCCTATTCAAAGGACAAGTATTTGTTGGCCTATACACCTGCAGTAAACCCTATGCCTGGGGTAACCCATTGGGAGAAAGCAAACCAAGAGGAGCCTCTACCACCATTGATGAGGAGAATGCCTGGAAGGCCCTcaaagaaaaaaaggagaaaagaaccTGGTGAAGGATCACAAGTGAAAAGGGTGAAGAAGGCTAATAAGTGA